One genomic window of Candidatus Eisenbacteria bacterium includes the following:
- a CDS encoding NYN domain-containing protein, with amino-acid sequence MSERVIILDGYNIVHRSPQLKPGPGRTLREAREKLVNLLSWMMGGEAARFLVVWDGADGGGRDGASGRIEERFSRPPEKADDLIRRLVEQEVERVDRVTVVTADLEVARHARAMGADVSISDLFLASALGAGARSGDDGDSGEPEKPASLSKAEIEAWAKLFQEQREKRRED; translated from the coding sequence ATGTCGGAGCGGGTGATCATTCTGGATGGCTACAACATCGTGCACCGGTCGCCGCAGTTGAAGCCGGGGCCGGGGCGGACCTTGCGTGAGGCGCGCGAGAAGCTCGTCAACCTGCTGTCGTGGATGATGGGCGGCGAGGCGGCCCGCTTTCTGGTGGTCTGGGACGGGGCGGACGGCGGAGGGCGCGACGGGGCTTCGGGGCGGATCGAGGAGCGGTTCTCGCGCCCGCCCGAGAAGGCCGACGACCTGATCCGCCGGCTGGTGGAGCAGGAGGTCGAACGCGTGGACCGGGTGACGGTCGTGACCGCGGACCTCGAGGTGGCGCGGCATGCCCGGGCGATGGGCGCCGACGTGTCGATCTCCGATCTGTTCCTCGCGAGCGCGCTCGGCGCGGGCGCCCGCTCGGGCGATGACGGCGACTCGGGCGAGCCCGAGAAGCCGGCCTCGCTCAGCAAGGCCGAGATCGAGGCCTGGGCGAAGCTGTTCCAGGAGCAGCGCGAGAAGCGGCGCGAGGATTGA
- a CDS encoding leucyl aminopeptidase — MIVTFRKSSLATRAADLLAVAVSPGARLVGAALALDRATRGAVTAVLRTGDFRGRAGETALLYPRGVKAKRVLLVGLGARGAGGTGRILTAAAQAARRARELGAKSFAFACEDAGEFGAGEAQAVGEGLVLGHYRHTAYRREAKAALKRAEVLLALPPARPLADALARGVAIGEAVCMARDLANTPAQDLVPAQLAARATEVARAVGAKATVLDPPAMERLGMGCVLSVGRGSAHPPRFVVLEKEPGAPGRRRDGRKLPTVVVIGKGVTFDTGGYSLKPREGMSKMKYDMSGAAAVIGLFAASAVLELPFRLVGLIPSAENMVSDRALKPGDVIRALDGTTIEVTNTDAEGRLLLADALGYARRFEPECVVDLATLTGAISIALGRAAAGLFTDDEALATQLAAAGEATGERLWRMPLWDDYLTEMRGETADLVNSSEKREGAACTAAAFLAHFAKGLRWAHLDIASTAWTYGERPDSPRGANAFGVRLLAAWLQARAGE, encoded by the coding sequence ATGATCGTCACCTTTCGCAAGTCCTCGCTCGCGACGCGCGCGGCCGACCTGCTGGCCGTCGCCGTGAGCCCGGGTGCGCGCCTGGTGGGCGCGGCGCTCGCGCTCGACCGCGCCACGCGCGGCGCCGTGACCGCCGTGCTGCGAACGGGCGACTTCCGGGGGCGTGCCGGTGAGACCGCCCTGCTCTATCCGCGCGGCGTGAAGGCGAAGCGGGTTCTGCTCGTGGGGCTGGGGGCGCGCGGCGCGGGCGGGACCGGGCGGATCCTGACGGCCGCCGCGCAGGCGGCACGGCGGGCGCGCGAACTGGGCGCGAAGTCGTTCGCCTTCGCCTGCGAGGACGCCGGGGAGTTCGGGGCCGGCGAAGCCCAGGCCGTCGGCGAAGGTCTCGTGCTCGGCCACTACCGCCACACGGCCTATCGGCGCGAAGCGAAAGCCGCCCTCAAGCGAGCCGAGGTCCTGCTCGCCTTGCCGCCGGCGCGCCCGCTCGCGGACGCGCTCGCCCGCGGTGTCGCGATCGGCGAAGCGGTGTGCATGGCTCGCGACCTCGCCAACACGCCGGCGCAGGATCTCGTGCCCGCGCAGCTCGCCGCGCGCGCGACCGAGGTCGCGCGCGCGGTGGGGGCGAAGGCGACCGTGCTCGATCCGCCCGCCATGGAACGGCTGGGAATGGGATGCGTGCTGTCGGTCGGGCGAGGCAGCGCGCACCCGCCGCGTTTCGTCGTGCTCGAGAAGGAGCCGGGCGCGCCCGGGCGCCGGCGCGACGGGCGGAAGCTGCCGACCGTCGTGGTGATCGGCAAGGGCGTCACGTTCGACACGGGCGGCTATTCGCTCAAGCCGCGCGAGGGCATGAGCAAGATGAAATACGACATGTCCGGGGCCGCCGCCGTGATCGGGCTGTTCGCCGCGAGCGCCGTGCTCGAGCTGCCGTTCCGGCTCGTCGGGCTGATCCCCAGCGCGGAAAACATGGTGAGCGACCGCGCGCTCAAGCCGGGCGACGTGATCCGCGCGCTCGACGGCACCACGATCGAGGTGACGAACACCGACGCGGAGGGCAGGCTGCTGCTCGCCGACGCCCTCGGCTACGCGCGGCGCTTCGAGCCCGAATGCGTCGTGGATCTCGCGACGCTCACCGGCGCGATCTCGATCGCGCTGGGGCGCGCGGCGGCGGGGCTCTTCACGGACGACGAAGCGCTGGCCACGCAGCTCGCCGCCGCCGGCGAGGCGACGGGCGAGAGGCTCTGGCGCATGCCGCTCTGGGACGACTACCTCACCGAGATGCGGGGCGAGACCGCCGACCTGGTGAACTCGTCCGAGAAGCGCGAGGGCGCCGCCTGCACCGCGGCCGCGTTCCTGGCGCACTTCGCGAAGGGCCTGCGCTGGGCGCACCTCGACATCGCCAGCACGGCATGGACCTACGGCGAGCGTCCCGACTCTCCCCGCGGGGCCAACGCCTTCGGCGTGCGACTGCTCGCGGCCTGGCTCCAGGCCCGCGCGGGCGAATGA